The nucleotide window GCGATAGGCACCACCACCGATGCCGCCGCCCCAGCCGGGCCCGACACCCGGCCCGCGTCCTGACCCGACACCCCCGCCAGAGCCTGAGCCGATGCCGCCGCCGGAGCCCGTGCCGTTGGAGAGCGCCAGGGCCGCCGAAAGTGGATCACCGAGCTGCCCGCCCTGCGGCAAGCGCAATTCCGGCGGCACCACCACCGTGGGCTCGACCGGCAGCTTGGGATCGGGGTTGCGGATGATGGCCGTAGGAGGCGTGATCTGCGAGCGTGAAAGCTTGGGCAGGTTTCCCTTGGAGGCCGCCAACTTGTCGCGATCGCCGCCGCCACCTCCGCCGCCGGCTTCGTCCTTGGCGGGCGGCAGGATGTACGGACTGATGTCGGTCACCAGTCCGGATACCTGGGCGCGGATCACGTCGTGCTTCTTCACCACGAAGGTGGTGGAAATGAGGAGAAGGACCGCCGCTAGCACATGCACCAGGAACGACAGAACAAAACTGTTCGGTTGCTGGGCGTAGGCGCCATAGCCAGCCCCGAAGAGCGTCGGCAGGATGTCGGTCTGCTGGCGTGGCTTCGGAGGCGAGGGCACACCCATTCCGCCCGGTGCACGGTTTACCGTCGAGGTTGACATCCCTACCCCTTAGTATAGACGCTTACGGGCCACAATGGGTTTCCAAAGCGGAAACCCCGTCATCCCTTCCCGCCCCCAAAAAGCGCGGAGAAAAACCCGGCAATCGCGCTGAAAAAACCCCGTTTCTTTTTCTTGACCCGCGCCGGGGACTCCGCGGTCGCAGCCGGCGGAGCCACAGGCTGCGCAGTCCGCACCTCAGGCACCGGGCCTTCCGGCAAAGTCCGCAGATCGGCGCGGGCAATTTCCCGGGGCGGCGCGGGAACGATGTCGGTGGCGCGGAAAACGAAGGGGGCATCGATCTGCACCCGAATCTCACCCGGCATCGCGGGCGGGGGAGGCGCGGTGATGTCCGATCGAGCCACCGGCGGGCTCCAGGCTGCCTCCGGAGGCGCAGGCGCACCCGGCCTCCACTCCAACGCCTTGGGATCCGGGGCGGGCGGCACAGGCTCCCCCGCCACCGCTGAGGCGGGGGCAGAGGGTTGGAGCTCTGCATCCGGCCTGTCGTTGTCTCTTCCCGGCTCCACCGGTGGTGCCAAGGCCGCAGGCGCGGTGGCCTCGGCCGTCTTTACGGGTTCGGGCGGAGGCGGGCAGCCACAACTCATCTCGGCGGTCTCGGCTTCCTCCACCCTCCCATTGCGGAATACAACTTGCTCCCCGGGCTTCACCTGGAAGGTGCCGTCGCCAAATTGCTCGTACACGATGAGCGCCGCCGTGTTGCGGGCTAGCGAGCGCACGCAGGTGCGGCCACGCTCGTCGGAGCGGATGGCGAAGTGAAAGGCGCCCGGACCGGAGAGCATCATGCGAAAGTCGGGCGTCATCACGTTATCGGCGGAGGCCGGCAAGTCGAAGTGGAGTTCGAGCGCCCCCTGGCTCAGCGCCCACAGCAGGTCGCGCCCCGTCTTGGAGGCGGTGACGGAAACGGTGGTGCGCGGGCAGACGCGCACTTCGCCGCCGCGTTCGAGCCGGATCAGCGCCGTTTCGCCGGACGCCGTCACCGAGGAACCGCTCAGCAGGCGGGTGCCGCTACCGGTGAGCACCATCGCCCCGCGCACGGTGGCCGAGGTGGAAAAGACTTCGCCGATGGCTTCTTGCGCCGGGGCTGGTGGGCATAGCCAGAGGACAAGGGAGAGGCAGGCGGCTCGCACAAGGGGATGGAAACGAGGCATCAACGGAACTCAAGGCTACGCCGCCAGGACGCGGCCGTCTACGTCTGCGTGTCAGAGATGAAGTCGTATTGCTCGATGGCCGCCGCCACCCCAACCTTGGATGCACTGGGGTTCTCTTCCACCCGCACCACCTTGCCTTTGCAGCGGACACGGATGCTGTCGGTCAGCGTGATCTCTGACGGCAGAGTGAGCGTGAACTCCAGGTCGGAGCCCACCGCCAGCTTCGAATCCACGTAGAAGTAGACGCCGCGGGCGCTCACGTCCCGGGTCAGCGCCGACTCATCCTGGTTCTTGCCGTCTGCGTACTTGACGCTGACCGGGAGCTGGAGGGCGAAGCGGCGCGTGCCCCTTTGCTCCGGCTCGGTCGCAGACGGAACCGGCTTCCCTTCGGTTTCAGGCATGCGTGCCTCTCCGTCGAGTGGGGGCATGGAACGGCGCCGTCAAAACTGGTTAAGCATCTCGCCGTTCGGCGCGGCTGTCAAGGAGTATCTCCGGCACGGAAGTACCTGCCTTTCCTACGTCCTGGCCCGTATTCGCGCGGCTTTCCACAAGGCCAGAAAGTTGGCCAGAATGCGCTTTCCTTTCTGGGTAAGGACGCTTTCCGGGTGGAATTGCACGCCTTCCACCGGCAGGCGCCGGTGCCGCAGCCCCATGATCACGGAGGCGCCTTCGCCTCGCCCCGTCCGGGCGCTGACCTCCAGTTCGCGAGGCAAATTGCGCGGGCTGACCATTAGCGAATGGTAGCGCGTTGCCGTCAGGGGCGACGGAAGCCCGCGGAAGATGGTCCGGCCGTCGTGCTCCACCTGGCTGACCTTGCCGTGCATGAGGCGGGGTGCGCGCACCACGCGCCCGCCGAAAGCTTCGCCGATGGCCTGATGACCGAGACACACACCCAGAATCGGCACGCGTCCGGCAAAGCGGCGAATGAGCGGGATCGAGATGCCGGCCTCCCGCGGAGTGCCCGGCCCGGGCGAGATCACGATGCCCTCCGGCCGCAGCGCTTCCACTTCCTCGAGGGTGACATGGTCGTTCCGACGGACCTCGATCTTCGCCCCCAACTCGCCCAGATACTGGACCAGGTTGTAGGTGAACGAGTCGTAGTTATCGAGCACCAAGATCATAGTGGCTAGTGGT belongs to Terriglobales bacterium and includes:
- a CDS encoding energy transducer TonB, which encodes MPSPPKPRQQTDILPTLFGAGYGAYAQQPNSFVLSFLVHVLAAVLLLISTTFVVKKHDVIRAQVSGLVTDISPYILPPAKDEAGGGGGGGDRDKLAASKGNLPKLSRSQITPPTAIIRNPDPKLPVEPTVVVPPELRLPQGGQLGDPLSAALALSNGTGSGGGIGSGSGGGVGSGRGPGVGPGWGGGIGGGAYRVGGGVSAPRLIYQTDPEFSEEARKAKYQGTVVLNVVIGPDGRVHDIRIARSLGMGLDEKAIEAVKVWRFEPGRKDNTPVPVQVAIEVNFRLY
- a CDS encoding PilZ domain-containing protein, producing MPETEGKPVPSATEPEQRGTRRFALQLPVSVKYADGKNQDESALTRDVSARGVYFYVDSKLAVGSDLEFTLTLPSEITLTDSIRVRCKGKVVRVEENPSASKVGVAAAIEQYDFISDTQT
- a CDS encoding aminodeoxychorismate/anthranilate synthase component II, coding for MILVLDNYDSFTYNLVQYLGELGAKIEVRRNDHVTLEEVEALRPEGIVISPGPGTPREAGISIPLIRRFAGRVPILGVCLGHQAIGEAFGGRVVRAPRLMHGKVSQVEHDGRTIFRGLPSPLTATRYHSLMVSPRNLPRELEVSARTGRGEGASVIMGLRHRRLPVEGVQFHPESVLTQKGKRILANFLALWKAARIRART